ctccaAAGTTGGCGTCATTTGGactgtaaggaatgtttaatattttttacagtgccaattGTGTAAGGTGACTTACTATTTGATGGTCTATTTGGCTTTTAcactgtaagaaaaatatactaaCGTGTAGGTTGTGGTGGCAAGCCCCTGTATGTACTCGTTGAAGACAGGGAAGGGCACGAACGTGGTCCCGAGACGCATCACCTGGTGCGGCGCGCCCAGCTGCGTGCTGCCCTGCAGTGAGGAGACAtcggaaatttaaattaaccgCACTTTTAGATCTTTAAATACAATACTGATTTTCTGTTtcgataaacattattttaaattcaatgattTCATCCTCTCCCATCGtggataatatttaaaaaatgtcgtTTTAAAGTTCATTGGAATAgtttcgtttataaaaatacgaatcTCGCCCACGGCCGGTTTTCTATGACATTTACAAGAAATTGAACATGAAGTCACCTTTACTATTTTAGTGCATTCTTGTTGAAAACGATCGTTCATGCGGCCACTAACTGTGAGCGAGCAAGAAACTATAGTCTAATGAAGTTTACACGAGTCGGAAAGGGACGGAGTATTTACACGAAGACAGAGGTTATTCCGGGTGAAGAATAAAGATCATATGTCTTAGAAAGGAACCCGAAAGTTTCACGTCGTTTGCCATTATCAAAATATAGATACAAGATACTTAGTTATTTCGGAGTGAGGTCCAAACAGACTTTCATATGTCGTTTTGTATATTTGATAGCACTATAAATCATGTTTACGATTTTATTACGattgttaaatacaaaattctCATCTCGgctataactataatatattcatcGTTCATAAATCGTATTAACGAACCcacagttattaataaaattgtaatgaaacCCACAAACCATTTAATCATCAaagaatttaataacatttaattagattttatttcaagaaCTTGTCTTAAAtccattatttaattgttatggAATGCGGTGTTTACAGCAATTATTACCTCATTGTCAGTTTGGCGAGACGCCCAATCTCGAATAGAATGTTTACGATTAGCGGATATAAAGATTTACCAATGTAATGTGAACTACATTACAACGCTGATCTTTCGAAGAACGGCTCATTCACTAGTGGCCGATTTGCAGAGGCGGTGTCCACGAGTCAGATATACAAAAATAGCTTAAGCGCGTGAAACTTGCGACGTTTgatgtgattttttaattatacgactaattttaaacataaatacataatatgatgtctgtattcataaaatctatttcttttaaaaaatacatcaataaaatagcatattattcaatacgtaAGGGtgaagctaatacttgttgacttccaggcgggatatattatatacatatataataatatttaactaacataactttatattttaaatgttggcatagagtaactactgagttttttgccgtttcttctcggtacaatctacattctgaaccggtggctTCAATTAATATGGTTTtgaaaatgacgattcaaaagtgctcggaaaagcctacttgaataaaatatattttaattttgtagtaCTATACTTTTAAGATATAACTACATATCTGTCTTTAGAAGAAATCTGtatatagaaatgaatattGAAACCGCAATGTTTGTTTCAAAGTTCACGTTTAGCAATGCAGTATTGCTAAGCATTTGTGCATTTGTCCGTTTAAAAATAGAGTAGACGCGTATTTGTGCATCGGCTCCGGCCGCCTACTGCTGCTTACGGAAAAACTGCCTGACTGGCACATTAACCTCTGCTGGCGACTGCGAAACATTGCATTGCCAATTGCGTGGTcagaaatacataaaacatatccTTTACAGTCGACGATAATTTCATCAGTTCGTTATGTCGAgggaattaaatgttttaatatagtttaaattgtcCACGACAAACttgctttataaatttataacggtTTATCAGCTGACAaacaattattgatataataaaacaaaattttgaaaatttaaaaattgattgaaTTTGAACATTCTTAGTTATAATatgttgacattatttttaaagtattcatgATGTTATCGGTCCAGTCTATTTATAGTTTTCACTACCaataaaaacagaatatttcaataaaatgatgCTTGCTCGCTCGGCCTAACGACTTTGATAAACAATACATTTCGTCTTGAACGTGTATTCAATCGATTTTTGCTGCATGCAAATTTATTGAAAGACTATCGTAACCGTTCAAGTCATATTCGATCGATTCAAAGGCAATTGTGTTCGACTATTTGATTCGCTAGACATCAATGAGCGGAGTCTTATCTTACGTCTGATTTAGATATGCAGTAAAATAATTGTGACGGATATAAAAACTGACgggtaacattttattaataaattttattttattaattgtttttcattttttaatgtgAATATAAATTGGGTTTCTTAAAATGATAACATTCCTACAATATTggaccaataaaataaataaaataaagtgttttgTTTATCATACCGGTGCACAGCTGGTAACACCCGCACCACCGTAGAAGTACTCCCGCTCGAACACCACCACAGACGTGTGCCAAACCCCCTCGATCTGACGCcctggaataataaaaaaaaaacgattacaaTCAACATATCCCTTCCTACCTTCTTACATATTTGACATTACTTTGATTGCATTTTAAAGATATGTAGAAACTTTAATACAAGTTTATAATCTGTGGCTTGCAACATCAACATCACGGTGATACAATACCGATGACGTAAGAGAAGCCGTAGTGCCGATTAAATGTAAGCCGTACGAATTACAttggtataattaattactacaaaatgatttattcgctacaattatcaaaaaaaaaactaaataaaattgaattatgttaaatatttaaataaaaaatttattatgctCTGTGTGACACAAatgtttaaaagaataaataataaataatgacgtCAATAGCTTAGAAAACAACATTTAATTCATCCATGTACTAAACGTAGACCACAGAAAGTGCATTAAATTTTAGTTGAAACGGTTGGAACAGATTTGAATTTCAGTTGCAAAATTTAACCCAAACAAGCTGACTAGTGATGTGAAACTAAATctggcaataaataaataaatagttaagtagATCACTAAAACCGTCCTTGGAATATGTAACAAATAGCAATGAGTGGGTCGCGACCCAGTAGTGATGAGAAAGTAGGTCACCTCAGACAACAATATAGTCTATTGAGAGTACTGTAATTGTTGTATGAGATAATCGtatctaatattattagatCTTCTGTTGTCTCGCTACGTACCCAcccaatcaatttaaaaattcagcTCAAGTCATATCAACATGGTTATAtcaaaattactaattatttcagATGTATCAAagcctataaatatatttttcaaatcgtCTCGTTTAagcaaaattaattgaatatatatttaatatagtttatttatgctGACCACACCAATTTCGTACAGGTAAACGTTTCCAAACTATGTGTATGCTAGcaaattaatttcgttataaaacaatttaattcacGGTGCGAATACGGGTGGGTTTTGTTCACGCTTCATTCACAGCCTATTAGCCTATAGACGAACATTTGCGCTGTTTTACGGATATGCTACGACAGTTAACTCTCAACTAATTCTCATGTGATCTTTAGTGAGGTCGCATCCAATTGTCAATGAAGAAAATCACATATATAGACACTGCGCCCAAGACACGGGCTTTCTCAGTTGGGGGGCCAGGATTCCaatgaattttgtaatatttaattttacaaataatgatttcttattattattacttcttTACATATCTGAACCGCTCATTTTGAAAAGCTAATGTCACAAATGTTTGGTGTGCCTTAGCTAAGACGAACTTCGGTCcgaatgtataaaaatatatacgtatgtaaataaaaaagtatgattaTTCGGACAGTGTACTCGTCTTTATTGCCCCTCCTTGTTATGATtctttactaaattataattcgcCAATCAAGTAACACTGGTATGCAGTTAGTTTGTTTATGTTGCCTAATACACACTGGTTCTAAAACTGTTGCAATAGCACAAATTAAGCgtattaaataaagcaatacagattaaaataacacaatattagaTTGAGGAAGAAATTACATGCGTTTTTCTTGGATGtgccattaaattaaaaataatttgattgttcTACCATTTCTGCGATTTTTAAGAAATTGATGGATAAGGtgtttattgtacatttaatgcAACTATTAAACGATTAGCCCTCGTAATGAAACTATGCAAATAACGAGAACATCGCCCCCAAAAATATGCATCGTTTATAGAGCACATGAAAAACGGTTTCCAGTTCGGACAGctgttcaaaaatttaaaagacgAAAAACGTTTGAATTTATTGATGTGAGAGAGATAATTTATTGGCGCTTCCAGTCGAAAGTTGGCAAAAATATAACAGGTATTCCTAGCTGTAGgggaaatttaaaatgtcttcAAGACAGTCCAAGACGGCGCTAATAGCATTCATCTATTTTTATAGACATGTCACAGTAACcactataatatcataaaatatttcggtTTCTCTGACGATGACTTCGGCGATGTGATTACGACGCATCCACTCCAAGCGAAACATGTCGAGCATTCCTTGATAAATAACCCAAGTTAAACCggtgtaaataatattactttaatgaaCACAGTTTATCTAATAGTgacataactaaaaaaaatacaaaatcattgatattttgaaatcattttcgtaattactaatatacatttacagtaacaattttaatcaaataatttacagttttttaaaagttataattttaaaattttttataaaatcacattctatttacttatttaattcaatgGATACTTTTAACAATTTGTTATCCAGAAATACAGAGCATACAACACACTAACCATGTATAAAGTGAATATTACAACTGTTCCTAATGTACGCTTAGCGACCTAGTAGTTACTCTATGAGGATACAATTCCCGTATTCCAATAAGAGTAGACATGTTACATTTTggattattatttcataaattctaAGTAGCTGCCTGGAGCTACAAAATTTAGCTGCAGCAGACTCACTTGCCTCAGACAGCACATAAAGTCATTTATTCTGTGCATATTTTTTCAGTTGAATTGATTGCGTTTCCATCAATTTTATGTTAggatagaatttaattatatatggaaTGAAGGATGTATAGATAAATTAAGGTTCATGTACAATACCTCCGGCACACTTGACTGGAACTTGGTCGTAATTCAGTGTgggtaacattattaataagatatcaATACAGTatgtgattaataataaaattacctaGTATAGCTGGAGACAACACTGAGGCAAGACCATTGGTGAGGTCATAGATGTAAAGGTCAACAGGCACTCCTTCTTCACCGGCCATAGTTCTGGATGTGATGATCCTCAGATTcagatattatctataaaacacATCACTGACTAAGTCACTTCTagtcaaacaaataaattaacataaaattaatactttaacaaCTTACACTTATATAAATCAACTACATCCACATATTACAATTCAAATACagattgtacaatatttttttaatatacacagttgttttattattatattatactttaattattttctaaatggaTATTGAACTTTTTGAAACCAATACAAGATAAACACAAGTATCTTTGTACAAAATGCAATTCGCGAGTTATTACGGTATTCGATGCGCACAGCGATGGCACGCGTCGGTGCAGCGCGACCGACACCTGTGCCTCGGCCCTATCCTACAGAACTATTCGCCGCCCACTTACTAcacattaactatttttaagtcACATGCCACGTGAAAGTTATCTCAGAACGCTCGTGTCTAGCGACAGAAGTTATCATTATAatcaatagaaattaaaaaagagaCATTATtgaggatatttttttatagtaattattattgtatgaaataaattgttaccTTATTATCAATTGTTGTTGCTCATTTGTAATGTATTAATCTGTCTTTTTTGCAAATAGCATTAGGTACGGatttttcaactttatttatttatattatccatttttcaatgttatttttcgtttttatttcagaaaacattatttaaataatgacaaaacaattatgactttgacaatttaaaaatttgacaTTCGATATAAGCGTTCTGAACCTATTTTCAAACATCTTGTGATGAaattagcaaaaaaaatacctatagcctattccaatgaaaataggaaaaaagattaacaaaccttaaattaacatatttcatgcaatttgttaataaatcagCTATCATGTGAACTACTacgagtttatgattaatatatctttatttataatacaacacgatcacacttaaccacttatttccatgttaattttattttcaaaactcgataacagtttcgtcaacGTCCAAAACGCCATTTTCTCTCAACCAGTATTGCTAATGccatcaatttgctgtcaaatattgtttatttggcttttttcctattatggttggaataaattaagatttattatatactctTAGCGTAAGTACTGTACTAGACGTACTTATTTTGATCATTACGGAATCAAAATTTATACTTTCTATTGACTATGAcggtatgttttaaatttaaataatactatagtaATACATGtaagattaagaaaaaaattgttaatctCTATTGTCTTCTTTTTAAGGCATCTCTGTGGAAAAATCtcaaaaaattttgaaataatgtcgCTTTCCAGGTCGctgttttaaatttggaccgatacttgttgttttaatatgaagaaataatcagtgtttaatctttttttataaatcagaagaaaaatgacatttaatttcatctttttttttaaataaatgtgttaagTTGCATTTTggcttataatgtttttttttctacatcgcgTTAACTCAATAGTGGTTAACTTTTGCATGTTTGCACCCCTATCATCTCTTAACAGGAATACGtcgaaataataatgataaaatattgttaattagatttaaagttttattttttaaataggccAGTAACCAACTTAATTGgtgtcttatttttttatagattatttttttgttactttaaaggCTTTTAGTTTTGACAACCAACCATAAATTATTTTGCCAATGTCAGGTAGGAAGATTATTTTTTGCTCAAGCTACGAATATAATGTCATTAGCTCCGGTGTTGATTCACAACGTTTTAGAACGAAAGTTGTTATTATGTCATGTCATTGTCAGTCATTAAAATTGTCATGTCAGTGTAGTGCtgtgtagttattttattattttattaaaaaaatgtctggATCTAAGAAGATggtaaatattaactatcctTAAAGATCTATTGACTTAAAActcattaaacatataaaactataattcgATTAGGACCTATATAGATCTTTGAAACCTTCAAATAATTTGGTGTTACATgtcaactttttaatttttctctacGTACCTACAACAactcaatgttttttttgtttctggtaaaaatataaacatacggTGAAGCCTGCATTGTTTGAATGTTCAATGTCTTACAAATACGATGACTTTGCATTTTTGTAAGTAAGGTTTATTGACACTTAGACACATCTGTGTTCGTTGTCTTGTTTAGACGCTGCGGGTGCAGTCGTCCGAGGGTACGACGCGTGTAGAGGCTCTGGACACTGATGTTACGTCGCGACTGTTTGAACGTGTTTATGAAACCTTGCGCCTCAATACTTTCGGATTCGCGTTGTATAAAGATCGCGCGAAGAAAGAAGAAATTACTTCGAGCAAGTCACGTCAGTTACGAGACTATGGTTTACAACACGGAGACATGCTTTACTTGAGTTCTGTTAATGGCACAGTGCTCTTTGATCAACCTTCTACAAGCAGTGCAGAAGTAAGTTTCTATGACCTGGCAAGTAACCAAACTACTTGCTTTACCTATGTATAGTTAAAGTCAATATTACTAATTGACaatcaaacttttatttttttttattaggtaaaaATTAAGCCACAAGAACAATCAGAAGCTGGTCCATCATCAGTAGAACCTTCAAGTTCAGCTACAAAGACTAATCTCCCTGTGGAGGATGAAGTGGACTTGGAGCTATATCGCCTTCCAGGAACTATTCAGCGACAAAGAGATgaaaaattgtaagaaataatgataattaatatttgcttattgtgtttttttgcaatgattatatttaattatatcaagttAAACAGTAATGTTAACAATGATTTTTTCTCATTTTCAGATGCCGTCACAATTCAAAGGGTTGCTGTGTTCACTGTTCTCCTCTGGAACCATGGGATGAGGGTTACCTCAAAGAACATAACATAAAGCACATGTCATTCCATTCGTACCTTCGTAAGATGACATCTGGCAAGTTCATCACATTAGATGAACTCTCATGCAAAATAAAACCAGgtaaataatgtaacattttagGCCTTACTTATTTGACtatgttttaaatgattactAACTGTCACACGCAACTTCGAATGCGCTTTATGGGTTTGTCTTCAGCtgctaggtataaaaagtagcctatagcatatttatattcaaacttctttcataccaaatttcatcaaattcagttcagtagtATGGCCATAAAAGAGCAATAGACAGGCAGAGTATAAGGCTAGCCAAGCTAGCCAACAGgaagaaaaaataatggttaaccaacttttatatatgttttttttttaattaaagttatataaactgTACctattattgaatgtatattattaaatatgcatGCCTGTACATGTAATATGTATGCTGCAGGCTGCAAGGAGCATCCTCCGTGGCCGCGCGGCATCTGCTCGTCGTGTCAGCCCGGCGCCGTGACGCTTAACCGCCAGCCCTACCGACACGTCGACAATGTGCTGCTGGAGCATGCTGCACCCGTAGACCGTTTTCTGGCCTACTGGCGTGCCACGGGCCACCAGCGCATCGGCCTGCTCTACGGACAGTATGAGCAACATCCGGACGTGCCACTGGGTGAGATAttctgatttaataaataaattttgtccaACTAAACAAGTAATCAATATCCATTTGTTACCACAATTACTTTCGATCAATGCTTCACAAAGGTGTaacttttctttaattttttaattatttctctgTCCTAcatcattttattgtttaaatttatttctaaatatttttcctgATCAACTTTAGTGACAGCTTGTTGTTGATATTAACTTCATcagattgtttatttatatacaatatttttgctgcaaaaaatgtttattataagtagGTTAGATTAAAACTAAAGGTCTAAATCTATTTTAGCATCCATTGTGTTTGTAACAGtcttatacatataacaaaagtaccaactcataaatttatatatagtatgaaTATTGTTAATATGAATTAGGAAGAGTAATGAGCCTAATATGGATCCCTGAGGAACgctgtatatacatttttatagatCACTTTACATCTCTCAATATTTACTATCTAAAATTGATTAGTAAGGATTTTAACATTTTAGGTGCAGTAAAATTCCAATATCTTTCAGcctttttaaaagaatattgtgGCTTAcagtattaccaatattaaatgtaatcataGTAAAAGTCAACAATGTCTGTTCACTGACAGTGTTTGACTTTGGATGAAATCTATATTGTTAATCATAGAAGTTTTTCGCAAATTTATGTATAACTAAGTGggtatacataatttttttttttttttggtgtaaTGTGGAGCATTATTGTGTAATAGTTTCCTAGACAGATTTTTTACCGGATTTATGAATGAGAATTACTTTAGCTATTTTCAAGGTATCAGGGAATGTTCCTTCATCCAAACATTTGTTGATGTAGTTAGTAAATTCATCTTATATTAGAAACTTtacaaactttataaatttttcttgCACACAATCAAAACTTATGCAACATTGCAAGTGCAAATTTATTTAGCATCTGTGTATTAGATCCcactttattttcatattaaatttcatatttctttacattctgataaaatgtattcaaattattttgtaaaataataattaatcccaTCCAACACACCTCCACTACATCCACTCCTTTGTTGTCCCAGAGCCTCCAGATATCTAAATGTGGCTAAAAATTTTGTgtgttcatttttatatatttctgtataaaaaaatgaacgaTCTAAAGTAGTTATGTTGTGGCGTACTATCTAGTGGCGAACCGCAACATAGTAGTAGTAgccagtaaaaaaatatctatatttttatttttttttaggaattccAAATTAGTatgaataagaattaaaaatgttttttctttcaatGACAGGAAATCACAGCTTGTATAAATAAGTTAgactaaaatatgtattataaaaataaagacatagTATACAAATCAATGTGAGGTAAAATAGAATACATATAAAAGAAATGTAAGTGTCATTTTTATGGTAATTGGTCAAGCAGTGTcgaagtttataaatttaaaacatattatataccaatACCCATTTTTATATAGACTTCTAAAGCCTGACTGACATATAGAAGTCGACTTCACTATAGCGCCATCTGGTGGCGTGTTACAACAAAGTGAAAAAatgcatacatatgtatttgccGACCTTCATGGTAATTGGTCAAACGGCTTCGACTATTAATTCCATTCGACTCTATGGGATTagtgatatttaaaatgaaaataaatcaataacataTGAATTAaagaaagttattatttatttattagtatttaaccATGGTCTATCTCATGGTGATCACAAGctaaaatagtttgtttttacTCTTATAAATTTGTGACAAAACTGTACGTTGCTAGGCAAGACATTGTCTTGCATGGATgacaaaaatatgattatttataccaaatgtttttataaactttcCTAATTTGTAAAGCATTAATAACCTCGCAGGGCCATATTACTAACATCATAAGTATTAGTCGTTATATTACATCGCATTACTTTGCATAATCCATGGTGATACTAACACGAGTCGAGTTCCGCAGGTGTCCGCGCCCGCGTGGCGGCCGTGTACGAGCCGGCGCAGGAGTGCTCGCGCGACGCCGTGCGGCTGTGTGCGGACGAGCGCGGCGCGCTGGCTGCGGCGCTGGCGGCGCGGCTGCGCCTGCGCCCGGTGGGCTGGCTCTTCACCGACCTGCTGCCGCTCGACCTGGCCGCGGCCACCGTCAAATCTCTGCGGTGAGTTTTTCATCCGTAGCCTCACTCTCGCCTGAACGGACGTCGTAAGATTTTACACCACGATTGATTTTGATGTACCTTTATTTTTGCAGCGGCGTGGATACACACTTTCTATCGGCGCAGGAGTGCATCATGGCGGGTCACTTTCAGAACGAACACCCTAACGCGTGCCGTCACGCCTCATCGGGCTACTTCGGTTCCAAGTTCGTCACCGTCTGCGTTACCGGTGAGCTTTTAATTTTACCTTCgtacagtttaataaaaatcgaatagtctaaatattttttgcctGCGGCTTTTCGATATAAAATCGTCTCCCCCCTTTCCAGGCGATAGCAACAACCAGATCCATCTGGAAGGCTACCAGGTGTCCGGGCAGTGCCAGGCGCTGGTGCGCGACGGCATCCTACTGCCCACGCGTGACGCGCCCGACCTCGGCTACATTCGGGACTGCTCGCCACAGCAATACGTGCCCGACGTGTACTACAAGGTGAGTACGGAATGTTTGCCACACGTGTGACGAGGCGAGAGCTGGACAGGCGAGGCGCTGTTGAGACACGAGGTGTATGCGGAACAGGTGCAAGGTGCTTGTGGTACGGGCTGAATGCGGCGCAGGTGCGACGCGCTTATGTAACGCAAGGCTAATACGGAACCGATGCTGGCTGGGCCAGGCTGCGAGGCGACACAACATATGTGCTGTGCGGTCAATAGTGACACTTGAAATACTTTTTgatttaatctaaattaataatacaaaatcgcgcgacaaatatatttatacagttcATATTTTACTCCATGCTTTTCTATGCGATCTTTAGAAGGATAATtttagagtaaaaaaaaatattaaaagaactgtaaagattaatagtttaatttcaaaatcaatcaatGCAATGA
This genomic stretch from Vanessa tameamea isolate UH-Manoa-2023 chromosome 9, ilVanTame1 primary haplotype, whole genome shotgun sequence harbors:
- the LOC113394865 gene encoding nuclear protein localization protein 4 homolog, producing the protein MSGSKKMTLRVQSSEGTTRVEALDTDVTSRLFERVYETLRLNTFGFALYKDRAKKEEITSSKSRQLRDYGLQHGDMLYLSSVNGTVLFDQPSTSSAEVKIKPQEQSEAGPSSVEPSSSATKTNLPVEDEVDLELYRLPGTIQRQRDEKLCRHNSKGCCVHCSPLEPWDEGYLKEHNIKHMSFHSYLRKMTSGKFITLDELSCKIKPGCKEHPPWPRGICSSCQPGAVTLNRQPYRHVDNVLLEHAAPVDRFLAYWRATGHQRIGLLYGQYEQHPDVPLGVRARVAAVYEPAQECSRDAVRLCADERGALAAALAARLRLRPVGWLFTDLLPLDLAAATVKSLRGVDTHFLSAQECIMAGHFQNEHPNACRHASSGYFGSKFVTVCVTGDSNNQIHLEGYQVSGQCQALVRDGILLPTRDAPDLGYIRDCSPQQYVPDVYYKERDAYGNEVGVSAKRLPVAYLLVDVPCGVAPTTQQPTFSPRATFPPANRPLQRHVQSLRALHRQLQEAPSFLDAVSDYHVLLYMASNEALPLTLEQLQPLLDAVLARDAAAAEAWRAAPHAATLLRLARAADESESAGEARAGAEAGGAEAGVWTCPLCTFHNAAPMDACEMCAMPRNAM